TCGCCAGCCCCTTCTTCGACAACACCGTCGTGATCGCCGCCGTCAGCGTCGTCTTCCCGTGATCCACGTGCCCGATCGTCCCGATGTTGACGTGCGGCTTGCTGCGGTCAAACTTCTCTTTCGACATCCTCGTCCCTCTTCCTGCCTGTCAAACCGATCCGGCCCGAATCCCCGAGTTGGAGCCCACGACCAGGATTGAACTGGTGACCTCGTCCTTACCAAGGACGCGCTCTACCGACTGAGCTACGTGGGCAGAGTCACCGGAGTTCCGAGAGCGCCCGGGCGCGGGAGAA
The Thermoanaerobaculia bacterium genome window above contains:
- a CDS encoding GTP-binding protein translates to MSKEKFDRSKPHVNIGTIGHVDHGKTTLTAAITTVLSKKGLA